Sequence from the Osmia bicornis bicornis chromosome 13, iOsmBic2.1, whole genome shotgun sequence genome:
GTTATATTAAatcatattaaaatattgtattaaattgtgTATTAGGTGTCAGAAGTACGAAGAATAGAAGGCCACGTGCAGGATTTCTGACATCAATTCCACATTGTCATCAGAAATGCGTAAGGTGAAATTTCTTACGCTTGTTGCGAATTGAAATTGATATTGGAACAGCAACATCttaattatttctcttttatatctataattttctaaatgttattaaattttcacatTCTTTTGGTATTTCTTTCCATAATTTATTGTGCTAACgcgaaaaaattgattttgatGTACATACTGATTTTCGTAAGAGAGTTCGATAACGTTCTCCCTTTAGAATCATAATATCACGAGATTGGTTCGGCTACCTGCTTCGGTATCAAGCCGAACAACCCCGAATGGTCGTAAGAAGGATGCGTCATTTGTTTCGCGAATGTCGAGGTGATAAGACATGTTGAGACGTCGTTCCGTATATGTAGTATATAGGTACACGtatttcttgaaatattttgcataaattatagAGTTTGATCATTTGTTAGTCATAATTTTATTGCTGTtggttaaattttattaacataatcttgtatttcttatttgttacagatattttGTTGACATTGAAAAGACGTCACGAGATACGACCGCATGACACTTCATGCTAATTTGCAATACAATTTGGTAAAGAATTGgtaatattttgatttattgtaataaattgaTAATATCTATTGccacttttttttactgagtCGTTGTTAATTGCAAGCATTTTGAATAATTAGTACTGAGGTCGAGGAAGAAAAATTAGAGAAATTATGTttctttgattaattaatagaaaaatttcattttattaaataattttgactagtaatttaatatatgGGTTTTAAATTAGAACATAATTGAAACTGTTTGTATTTTACTGCAGATGATTGCTTCTCTTctgcaattatttatttgttttaattattttaaacaatttattcttGTTAAATCatagtaattatattataatatacagCTTTTGGTgcagattttaattaaaatagaatcattattaaattacatactGTTTATGTATGATTAATTACTGGACGTGGTTTATCGAAAAGAatttagataatttataaatcacGTCGTAATAGAATTTCCAACAAGTTTTAGTATGCTTGCAATCTTAACAACAAGAATCCTCTACTTTAATAAAAGAgactattatatttattaaacaatgaTTTTCTATCCATATAATgttcattgaaataattatcaacaattatttaaaacatttcattattacaatataatcTAGCTTGAATAATATTCGTattctttgaaaatatttcacgaacactgatattttcatttacacgtaataacagtatttcctTAATGAACACTCAATAAGAAGAATGTTGGttttgttttgtatattttcaCCCATCCCCAACCTCCCCACTAATCTTTTCTTCCAGGAATTGTTGTGGCCGCGCGCAAGGCGGTcggtagagtcagtgtttgtacgaacatattaccaatgttttgattttttcaagggtgaactggccctgaatagagttgcgtttgtacaattaggaatcacgcgaaagtagagtcagtgtttgctgcgtattataaaatattttctagagtACATATCGCGACTctgctttttcctttttcatcgtGAAAGTAGAGTCACTACAATTGTTCGCCGAAAATTATTCACGGTCGCGTTACTAGTATTtcatatctttatttttatttttaattttttttttaattgctcgaTATATCCGGTATTAGAGTCAgtgcaccactgaagaggagtCTTGGGCGTTGCTTCATAAGGAAAGAGTGTAAGtatcttattactttatttaattaattttaattcaagtagaataatttacaatttatgatgctattacattgatttaattacattttgtatattataaattcaaatataattttagaattttttacgagtagtaaaatttcattcattcaatACCGAAGATTAAGTTATTTACACGTTcatgaaaaaatgaacaatttatgtGCAAGAAGACAATTCGTGACGGGTAGATTTCCAACTCAGAGTGATTTATTTCAACACATTTTgcgtattcttgaaaatttactcTGAGGAGAGAGTCGCGCGaggatattttattaattttcacaataAATTCTTGTTTCATTGAAAAGAATTCATAATTAGagacattaaattcttttttattaattatatatcaAATAATACGAGCAAATTGGCTGCGAGATTCGTGGTttgttttttcaattttatttatgctATTTTTTTTCGTTAATTTTTGCATTACTTTTAATGCACTTTCATCTCACTTTCGTATTATTATTAGTAGTGCATAAGTTTATTAACTAACGTAAGTTTCAATTATGTAATACCGACATCTGCGACACCAGGATTTGAGGTTCCTGTATATGCTAATTTGGATGTCGTTTTACAGATTTCTGCTCTTTTGCAACAGTTGGTCGCGTGGTGCAGCACCAGTACATCACGGCAAGTAAAACCCTGAGCGTGAACATTCTCTATTCCTCTCATTCATAGCTAACAGTGACCATAGATAGTACACTACTATCTATAGATACTGTAGCTAATCACGTGGTGAAAATAACACATAACCTATgttatatttgtaaaaaacaCTGACAAAAATTAAAACGCAAACATGTATttgatgtattatttaaatgaaaatggaGATCGTGTGTATACGTTAAAGGTAGCACACAATggatcattttattatgtcctatataatatatttttatgtattatactaatgtttcattttatattttccttatttataTTTGCATATATAGATTAATGTTTGTAACTCTTCTTTCTTATCTTTATTGTTGTAATGTTATTTTACAGAAAATAGATCCCAATGGAAAACCTACACTATCAGCACATCCaggtaaatattttttaaaatattataatttattttaaaaggaTGAAATCagttacaatttttatttcagctCGATTTTCGCCGGAAGATAAATATTCAAGAGAAAGAATAACGCTTAAAAGAAGATATGGCTTACTGCTTACTCAACAACCATTGCCTACTTATTGATattcatttgtatttttaagtggctatttttattttgtacaaaaatgtaattaaatagaCTGTTATACAACATATAAATGTATATGTAGATCTGtgtatttttttgtttctcaTCAGTTGAGATACACAGATCTTTTACACCCACAGCTTCCTCTTCTGATAATCTAACAAAATTCTTAATAGCTTAATACATTCACACTTTGATTCAACAACCTACATACTTTAATATTGTActtcaaattcaattacatTTAAAATGGAGTGAATATTGATATAGATAAAGTTTTTTTATTCAGAATTCACTTTATTTTAAcatgtgtatatataaaaaataaaacatatttcAATGTATTGTACATTATCTAACCagtttaaatattatacaattttatctgaagattataataatagaattatataaaacaaacttcaatttttttaactttaacaTTATGTTAGACATATCTtaaagttttataaatttcttatattactgataaaattaaaattttctgaatGAGTATACACGACGAAATTAgtattgaaaagaaaagatttaCCAACATTTGACAACACTTCTGTttaatatacatgtacatcagtTTGATATATGACATTTTTAATGTCTTTTCTATTAAATACATTATACTGTATCAAACTTAATATAGACAGTAACAATATACAGTATTTGATatagttaattatatttacatatgtatatatgcaAACATTTACATGTATTTGTAGCTTTTATTTgatgttatttaaatatttttctaattagaaataatttgaaaaatatttaactaaTGGTTAATCAATAAATTATATGAGAAAACTGTCTCTCTATTGaaagtattttatattacgaatgttATTTTCTTAGTACAGAAATATCAAGCATTGAGTATTATAGTATTTGCCTTGAAAAATGGTTTACTAATTAACATGGCAATATAAACATACTTTTCGCAATATTTATAGCTtgactaataaaaaataagaaataaaagtaaCTTAAATAACGTTTATCTTGATCTTTCTAAACATACTTACATCTtcttataaatattcaatacagaatacaatatttttatcctTCAGATAGAtgttaattatcatttttttgtAATGTTTACATACAAactatacaatttttaattcttattcGATGTTATGAGTATattcttaataaatatttgtacaaattttaCAGCATTGTATCTAACAAGCGGAATTGAACATTCAATTACTGTAATAGTAAAATGACACAATCTGTTAAAATTAGTTGAAATTATCACGAACACTATATCATAAACTTAACACATAATGTATTATacgaaaattaaatatttgaaaaataggAAACAACTGAAATCATCTATAtcattatatgtatgtacataacGGAAGAATTATAAGTACATAGATCAAAATAAAAcgatcaatttttataactttttttcaaattaaatcagACATGTGTTTTGGTCAAATTTTATACGTAGACTGTACAACATGAATATTGTTCAATAATTACATGAAAATACAAATTACATTACTGCACGAGTGAAAACATGTTATCGTAATTTTGGTTTAACTATATTCATGTTTTTCAGGTATGAAACCTTATAGTTTTACTTACAGCTCATATTGTCACATTTTTACTTCACCTCTAATGGCAAAACTTAAATTAGTAATTATTCTGCTATTTTTAGAAGTAAACAATaacagaaattgaaatttgatttttggaTTAATATATAAAGGTATAACATGAAACAGTGTATGTGTAATTTCTACTTGTCCAAAATTCAAActtcaattaataatataaaaaaataaatcaatatagCAATGACTGACTAAATAATAAGTGATAATATTATTCAATGTCAGAAATATAtcaaacaatataaaaatgatcTTGATTACGGTATATGCAATTTCCATTTGATAATGCCACAGATATACTATGCGGTTTCAgtatcaataattttatgttcAATTTGCTTCTGAAGGTGCTGCTGGTAGAACATGAACTTGCTGTGCTTTACTAGCATTATAAACTTGGCCAGGACTGAATGGTTCTAGTCTTGAACTAGAACTTATTTCGTTTTTACGAATCAtatctttaaaaaattaacaaatgttaCAAGCACGAACACATAAAaggtaaaaaattattttggtATTAAAAACATATATAACTGTTAAGTGAAAAACAAACTACACATGTAGCttcgataattaatattaatattaaaggaCTTACCACTTTTTGATTCAGGAGCTGGAATATATCGAGACAATCTAACAACAGGCAAAGGTAAATAACCACTGGTTAATGGCATCACGTCCAATGTGACACTTTGTTTTTCTAGAACTTCTAAAGACACAATACCAGCAGTACGACCACATACAGCCCACATAGCTTGATCAGCAAGAACCTCATACATTAACTGAGGTGTAGGATTTGGATTAGGAGTGGGTAACATACGTGTTACTGTGAGATAAAGATGGCACATGCTACCAGCACGACAAAATTCACCCCCATTTCCAGCTGCCTCAACTTTTGATGATACTGTAAACAAGGTCTGGAAAATGATATTATAACTAGAAATTTATCTTTCTGAAATgtcattaaaatatattttataggtACGTTTATAAGGTCATGTTtgttttacatttaattagaaatgaattattaatcaaATGGGCTATAACATGAgtaatcaaatttatttcactaGTTCATAACtatcaaacaaaaaaaaataatttacactCTTACCACATAATCTGTAATATCGAAGTTGCATCTATAAACACTGCATGATTTTTCCATTCTTTGCAAATGATGTGTTTGTAGAGGATCATCAGTAAGTAGATCATTCAGTTCTTCCGCATCATTGATTGGTACATATTTCACACGAAAATCAGTCTTTATTGGTATCAAAGACTTTTCATCTTTACCAATTTCAAGTTCCCACATAAATGATACGTTTATTCCATTTCCTATTACTAATCTCTGGCCCGCAATCGGATTTAAACTTTTGAAGTTAACATCTATGGATGTTATTGTTGTCAATTCTGGCTCGATCAGTTGTAGAAGCTGATTCGTTAACCCTGTTACAATTATTTGAAGGAATTTCCTTTGTTTTGCTGTGTGAAGTTTCATATTTGACATAAGTGGAGGGCCAAAATGCAAAGGTATACTTTCTTCTGAATTCCAGGGGCACTGTATATTTAgctaacaaaaaataataattagaaatatatttattaaagtattatgcaatatataaaaaaaaagtaccttATGTTCCATTGATAAAGTATCTTTCTTTGGTGGTAGTTCAGCTAGAGCTTTAAACTTCAGCCGTATTGTTTGAAATGGTTCACAAACTGGCAGTGATACTTCTAATTCTTTAGACATTGCATCCTTTGAATTATCAACTTGTATCGTTAATCCTCTGGACGTACGTAATTTAAGTTTCATgtcttttgttatttttatacttCCACTCATAATAGTTAACTCTATATCTTGAATAAGGCCAGCCAGTAAATCTCTACCACATTTCAGAGATACTACTGGTTGAGTTTTAGCTACTTCGTAACATAATCGGGGATTTAAAATAGGTGatagaaattctaatttttccTCGATAACTAGTGACAGCTGACCAATTTTGTAAAATCCGGGCTGATCAACGTGCCTTACTAATGTAAAGGTGTTCACGCCTGGTTTCATTACAAATTCATTACACGACAGGGCTTTACTAAAATCACCTTTTGCGTTTACAGACGGTTTCCTATGTTTTGTGCTATCAGAACGTCTGACAACGGGTTTAGTATTTTTGTGTACAACACTAGCAGATCCAAGACTTTTATCTTCTTTGTAATCGAAATATGAATATACTTGTAACTGAAGTAAACTCGGATCAAATGGTTTCATATCTTCTAGAGTACATTTCGATAatctgaaaataataattttttaattgccaAAGAGTACAaaggaattttaatttctttctcctatgattttaataatattaaatttcacatATATTACGTACAGTGGTATTGATGGTTCAACTGGTAATTTTGAACCTTTCTTTTTGTTAGATAATTGAGGTTTTTGAATCTCTTCGACGGATACAGACGCTTTAGTGCATTTTACTTCTCTAGGAAATAAACTTTGTACACTGACCTCAATATGAACCACACAATCTTGTACTACCTTATCCATCACTTTAACTTCCATACTCAGTATTACAAAAGCACATCTAAGTTCTACAAGTAATGGTTGGGGTAATGAGATCAATTTCATGTATCCAAACATTTCTTCAAAATATGTGTTACGGACAGTAATATGTAATACATCCAAACTAGAAATAGCTGCACAAACTTTCGTATATTTTTCTACATCGTCCATTCTTTTGTAACACTGAGCTAATTCCAATTGAGTTTGTGCTGCTAAATGATTCCAACCTTCATCGGTATAAGTTTTCAAAGCATCAGATAAAAATGCAACAGCTTTCTGATTCTCTGCGAGTTCGCTATAAAATTGTGCTAATTCTTTTCCTATCAATCTGGCTGATCGAATACGGCCTACGTGTTTGTAAGTACCCATAGCTAATTCTGCATGTTCAagatattgttttttaaacGCTTCTTTCGATGAAAGCGCTTCCTTCAACTTATCAGTAGGAGTTAATTTTCCTTCTACCTGTGATTCAGAATCTCCCATACCAGCTATAAGGTAAACAACTGTATGTAATTGTTCGCTAGTTGGTTCACTTCCAGGCATTAAACCACATAATCTTCCTAAATTTCCTAGCTAGAATaagttataataatatttaattgctAACTGTTTCTTCTAAtatttattcacttatattctttaaaaaaaaaaaacgagagaTAGTTTGAATAACTTACTTTATCTCTAGCAAGTGCCCACAGACTAGCTGTATGCAAGGAGCAAAGATCTAGCTGTtgattattatcattattgtAAGACGATAATTGACAAGCTTGTAATACCTCTAGTGCACAAAGGAAAGACCAACATTCAATGGATCCTTCGGGTCGTTGAATTTCTAAGATACGTAATTCGCTTAATGTGTTATGAACAAATGATAAGCACCTTTGTGCGacctaaattaaaatttatgtatACATTCATATTAATGATACAACTATGATTTATAAACGAGAAACAGTTGTGTGTAATATACAAACCTCCCATGGTTTATTAAGAGCTAGTAACATGGCACATTGTctactaaataaataacttcTAAGATCTAATAATGATGCCTTACACTCGGCCAAAAGAAATCTTAGTTGATGATTTGTACCACTACTTAAATTGACGCCTTTCCAATTATTTAATGGTGCTTGAAACAAATTTAACCATCCTGGAATAtctacaaaaattaaaatcgattaattttcaaattaaaaagaatacGAGGATTTTATGAAATATGGTTGGTATACCTCCTACATTGGAATTAAGCACAAACTGTGTAAAGAGAGCATCTAACTCGTCATACTGAACTAATGCTTCATCATACAATCCTAACATTTGTAAAACAAATGCAAGTTCTTCCTAAAAaggttgaaattaaaacatatATTTTGTTCTTTTAACATAACAAGTTTGTAGAATACAGTTAAAAAATCAACGTTTTAATTTACCTGTAGCAAAAAATAGTGGCAGAAATTCCAATTTGGATGATTTCTACTTTCTCTTTGTTCTCTAATAATATCTTCAAAACGTGACAATGTTTTATCATATGCTACTAGCATTAAGTGGCGTATACGACTGATTAAACCCCTCCACGATTCAGCTGAACGCATTTCGGATTTGATTGGATTTATTACAGAAACACATCTGtttaatatacaatacataACATATAACAAACaggtaatttataaatatgtacaaaacaattgttaattaattattacttcacCTATCGCCATTCTTAGAAGCAAAATCACTCCGAATTTTATCCAGAACTGTTGTTCTAGGTAATAATTTATTAGTTTTCTTAATATCATAGGTTTCTACTAAAACAATCATCCAGTCCTGAATATGATACTGTGATAATGTTTTCAACCAATTATCAATGTCTTCTCTGATACTTGTCTTGTAAGTATCTACATCCTGTAATCTCAATATGTATGATCAGAAAAACATAGAATTTATTTACCACATAATTAAATGATAACAATTTCCTCCAAATATTGTCTTATATATTactaaattatatatttaaacaaattcatTAGATGTTCATAATATGAAACTTACACTAATACCTATAATATAATACCTAACATTCTAATACCTACATTATTAATGTACTCACAGAACATTCAGTCCAATATATATGAAATATTGGTTGTTTTATTAGGTGTACACTCTTCTCAGTTGGAAGAATGTCTTTGGAAAATGGCACAAAAGTTGCCCCCAATTTGACTTGTTTGACTGGTCTACTAAATGACCTACGCCATTCCACCATATCTGCAGGTATAACTTGAAGCAAACTACCTTCcaaagtagaaaataatttatcatctCCAGCATCTACGTTAAAGGAATTAATATATTAGTTTGAAACATTATAAACTGTATATActatatcattttatatataCACAGATGATTGATTAAGAATTGGCACAATCAGATgttcataattaatattatattatatttttgacattaattttacatattattattaacataacatattaatttataattatgaaaCATTCATAATCTTCTACAGGGAAATACATGCATAAAATTACATTAGAAACAGTTACAATAAATGAAGTtaaatatatacaattttattttaagtaaagaaaaatgttatataGGAAGAAAACGTTAACctatttaaaataacatatgtttattaaaaatgaatggTAATGATTAAAGAAATTCTATTGTTAACAACAATTGCTATTATGTGTTATATAGTATTTCATAAATAACTgcatattacaaataaatgtAACTGAATTATAAAGATGAAAGGAATATCATAGAAATTGACAGTTTATTGAAGCAGTAAATAACAGTGGTGAAGAATAATGTCATCACTAAAAGGAGGTTAAAAGAATTAATATCTTGATTAATGAACGTACATGTGATAATTGGTTTAATATCCATAAAGATATTTGTTTTACGTTCACCATCCAAAGACGACCCCCCATTGCAAGTCATTTCTAAAGATCGGCAGTTGCTTCGCGAACCTGCTTTCAATCATTACAACTTTACGTCACTTTTGTTACTTTCAACAAAAATTACTTTATCATTTATCTGAAAACAAAATTCTGAACACTAAAGCATTCTCTATGAATTAAATTGGCTTCAATGATTTAATTGATCGCAAACAGACAAAACTTcaacataatataataaatcCAACATTGTATTTCAATCCTTTAGACAACTTCCATTGAGGTTGATTGAGGTTGGAATTGGAATCTTTATTTAACATGTCGTACGACATCGATACTATCAAAACGTATCGATATCtcgtatttttaaaatatatacgAATTGTTTTCGCAAACTTCCGTTTAGTAGAAACCGTTGTAAGTTTGCTTGGTTTGCCCAAATCTCATAGatggaaaaataatagttATTTGTATTGAAGCACAGGagattaatttttatgaagCATGTAAAgagtatatttatataaattatattttggtGACTGTCAAGGTAACATTATCACAAAGGTTAATAATCGCTTTAATTacgtttttaatattttgtataattaaatgatttttattgtataacgtataattttctaatgctgtaacattaaatatttctctgaaatatatttatatttgaacTCTTGATTTTACAGGTTGTTTCTGCAAGCATTTTAAATGTAAAGTTCATATACcacaaataaaaaaagatgtaTAAAAGCACAGTACTTCATAAAATACCAGGTGATTTACCACCTATCCCAAAACAAGAACATCAAGGATATATTGATGATATGGGAAAGTTAAAGAAATTTCAGTTGGAAGAAATCTTAGAAAGACAGAACAAAATTCTTAATAATAAGTAGGTAGGATTTATGGCATGTATTGAATTATTAGgtaaattgtttataatattattgttcTAGAGCCTTTATATTAAAGCTGCCAGACAAAGGAGAAAAGATTAAGAAATTTCGTGATAGATTAGTGgaggaattaaaaaataaagatgatATTGAAAATGCTGCTAATCTTCTGTCAGGATTGAATATAGCATCCGAAGGAAAAATGGCCATGAATAAACTAGAATGGACAGGCAAATAcaatgaaacaaaaaatacagAGAAAATTGTTCAACTTGACAGCGATGATGAAGATGATCCTTTGAAAATCTTGGCACAAGTTAGTTTTATATTCTCAGAAATTAGTTTATATTCCATGTatattgttttaatatttatcaatttGTCTATATTAGCCTACAGGTTCTGGTGTTCATAAGAAGAAAGTCATACATTTACCACCAGAAGAAAGTTTGATTAAGCCAGAAGATTTGGCAGAAATAgaatcatttaaaaaagaatctacAGAACCTGCTGATCATGTTTCATTTATTGTCAATAAAGTGGAAAACCATTcggaagataaaaataaaaagataccATTTAAACCATATAAAACAACTAAATCTGGTGTACATGAGccagaaaaagaaaagcaaagaaa
This genomic interval carries:
- the LOC114875042 gene encoding DNA-directed RNA polymerase II subunit GRINL1A translates to MYKSTVLHKIPGDLPPIPKQEHQGYIDDMGKLKKFQLEEILERQNKILNNKAFILKLPDKGEKIKKFRDRLVEELKNKDDIENAANLLSGLNIASEGKMAMNKLEWTGKYNETKNTEKIVQLDSDDEDDPLKILAQPTGSGVHKKKVIHLPPEESLIKPEDLAEIESFKKESTEPADHVSFIVNKVENHSEDKNKKIPFKPYKTTKSGVHEPEKEKQRKQNKYWEVTAATPPLIVHDAAKIIDLSESLRLQKEQSDKLQEIQAKHAAERLAEQFGLHSIGPVPQNVGTYREPSEKDSGSESEEHEVHDDEDNDKRGTVVFTVDSIEH